From the Nerophis lumbriciformis linkage group LG05, RoL_Nlum_v2.1, whole genome shotgun sequence genome, the window AGGATGTGCCAGAGCCTGCGTCCGGATGGACGCCACTTCATGTTCTTCAACAAGTCTGCTGCTCAAATCACTAAGCTGCTTCAGGCAAGCCCTCCAGCAATTCAGCTCCACCTCATGGGCCAAGAGGACGATGTCAAAGGAGGCCTTCTGGCGGAGCAGGACATTGCGTACCTTGTTGGATTAAGTGACAAGGATTTGACTAGCTGTTAATTTATTCCAGtagaattaaagaaaaaaataagcaaCTTGTTAACACAAACTTGATTTTGTTGAGATGTGAGGTAGTTCTGCCTGGCCAGTTGCACGGCCAGGTCTCCCTTCACAATAGGCACGTTAATCACCCGCGCTGACTCCCGAAGGGCAGCAGGCACCGTTCCATGGAGCAGCGCTTCGAGTTCCCCCTCCACAACCTGCAGCTCCTTTCTCGACACCACCTCGCGCACTTGAAGCGAGGAAGAGTTGGAGATGCTCTGGTTGGGTAACAGGccaaaaaaaaggaggattatcatGTAAGTGAACGCATCGCAAGATTAAATATGTTTACCTTGCAAGAGGAGTTGTCAGAGAGCCAATCTAGTCCAGCCTTGACACTTTTCTCCTCTGCAGTGGCTTGCATCAGCTGATGCTGAGCCACAATGTGAGACCACTGAAGTCTGGCCATTTCGGTTCTCTTTTGCTCCACGACACtctcttccttctccttttctTCACCTTCACAAGAGCTGAGGTCCAACAGCTGGAGGGAGTAAGAAGTTTCAATGATGTCCGAAATGCCAGTGAAGAAGTGCGTCCGGGTAAAGGCGGAGAGTGTTTTGGTATTAAGCTCCTCTTGATGCAGATATGGATCCAAAGACAGCTGGGATAGAAGAGCTGTGGGCGCTCTGCTAACAGACTCCCTTTTGTCGTTTTGTATGGCTTCAGACTGAGCAGAGAAGTAAGATGTGAGCCTGCTGACCTCATCTGTGAAGCTTTGTAGTGCACTGTTGGTGTCCGCATTCTCGGCTCCAAGATAAGCATTGATCTCGATTAACCCGGACACAGCACTCTCCGATTCTGCGGCCAGACGAAGGTCAATATCTGCACGAGAAGTGGCTGCGACCTGCAACTTTTTATAACGACTCTGTTTCAGCTCTTTCTCCTCACCCAGCGCCCGGAGCTCTGCTTCCAAGTCTTCTAAGGAAACACCCGGATCTGCTGCAAACATGGACGAAGATGAAGACAAGGCGATTGCACTGTTCTCCTTAGATGGTCCGATGGTTTTGAGGACCTCTCCTAAAGTGGCTTCATCCAGAATGGGTTTGCCAGAATTGCAGAGCTCCTGGAAAGCAGACGCTTCCTCCGGGGTCAACACATTTGTCCGGTTTAGTGACCGACAGACAAAACGCAAAAAGTGGAGGTTTTCCGGGGCGCTGTCAAACAGCCAGTCGAACTCAGAGGCCTTCAGTGAGGATGCATCGGGGTAACCCAGACGGCCCATTGCCTCCACAAACTGACGACCGTTTAACATAGTGCTTATGTTGTTTTCctataatttatttgtattttttaaaagaaACACACTATTACAATATAGTATTTCCAACTACCATTCACCATGAGAAGGGTATATTTGTGCCGCCTTTACAGAATAACACCGACAGGCGAGTATTTTtaccaccaaaaaaaaacccGAATATGAACCGAAAACCATGCAAACTAACATTTGTCCTCTTATTTAAGTC encodes:
- the haus3 gene encoding HAUS augmin-like complex subunit 3, with the translated sequence MLNGRQFVEAMGRLGYPDASSLKASEFDWLFDSAPENLHFLRFVCRSLNRTNVLTPEEASAFQELCNSGKPILDEATLGEVLKTIGPSKENSAIALSSSSSMFAADPGVSLEDLEAELRALGEEKELKQSRYKKLQVAATSRADIDLRLAAESESAVSGLIEINAYLGAENADTNSALQSFTDEVSRLTSYFSAQSEAIQNDKRESVSRAPTALLSQLSLDPYLHQEELNTKTLSAFTRTHFFTGISDIIETSYSLQLLDLSSCEGEEKEKEESVVEQKRTEMARLQWSHIVAQHQLMQATAEEKSVKAGLDWLSDNSSCKSISNSSSLQVREVVSRKELQVVEGELEALLHGTVPAALRESARVINVPIVKGDLAVQLARQNYLTSQQNQVRNVLLRQKASFDIVLLAHEVELNCWRACLKQLSDLSSRLVEEHEVASIRTQALAHPELAVNTRPRSIISCKDAALSRLLQIMDSAQATAEPFRSLEELDQATCNLANNLQVSRDALAAANWEQNFSMAQLEGHCEALHRAMYTEFQQLVLSPRLCSMAITNQELLCPNAQELTKKLAVAESQLQSLQEVMQDIIKEVKAKGSQLEHNPLLSQERDLYIYFHLDARLLQKVVEELESKLRLRKEQP